The Helianthus annuus cultivar XRQ/B chromosome 15, HanXRQr2.0-SUNRISE, whole genome shotgun sequence genomic sequence AGCTATTCTGGATATCAACATCAACCATATTTCGACAAGATTGACATATTGGCTAGCGAGAAACTTTGATGAGAAGTTCGATAAGCTAAACGTAGGAAAACACCAAATAAAAATAACATCGGACACAGTTTATGAGGTATTTGGAATACCAAAAGGTCCAAAGAAGGTTGAAATAATAGCCGATAAGAGAAAAGTCAAAAAGCAAGAGAAAATTGAAAAAAGTCAAGAACCGGGAAATGCGGTCCCGGATACATTCATCCGCCAGTGGGGACAAAACGCGAGAATTACCCATGGCTTAATTGCAAATACAATGGAAAATCAAAGAGACGGAGGGAGtctgtttaaattaaatttccTTGTATACTGGATGACGTTCTTTGTAGAAATTACAAAGGCAACACTTGCAAATGATAGATATTTGCTCGGTGTAGAAGATGTTGAGGAAATAAAAAATCTAGATTGGTGCTCATATCTACTCGAAACCTTGCGCCGGACACGAGCGGGCTGGAAGAACTATAAGATACAGTTCGTAGGACCTGTTGCCTTTCTTACGGTATACATTACTACATTTAATAACGTATTTAAAATACTAGTTTGTTcttttatataattaaatgatCTTGCGATTTATACAGCTTCTATACACGCATGAGTACAACAAAAAGCTTAACCTGTTTGAGAAAGCCGTGGAGATGCCGGTTATTCGTTATATAACATCTTCAGAGATTGATAAAGTCGAAGATCATATTTCGGATAAAGGACCTCTATGGATATCAAGTgagagtgaagaagaagaagatagtgaagaagaaaatgaagaagaaaatgaagaaaaaatgaagaagaagagggtCCTCCGGAGGATGATTATACACTACGACCACCGGTTGACACGACGATAAGCTACAAAAGAAGGACTGCGCGCGTAGTACAAAACGAAGAAACCAGGGCGAGCCAAAAGATGACGAGATCattgatgatttcatggatttcagTTTTGAAATCCATGAAATATCTCAGATGAACATTGACTTTGAAGTTGGAACGCAGACACAGAAAATGATGGATTATTGCAACACTCATGCTCAACTTTCACCATCGGTATGCTACGACACAGCCCACGAACAACAACTAGAGGCTTCGAGAGCAAACAAAAAGGTAagtgtaaaaaaatattaatttaagtTATTTAACTTAATCAATTATATTTAACTTCTATATTGATATTACAGAATCTGTTGAAAAAGATGAAAGCAAATGTCAAAAAATACCTTAAAATGGTTTGAGATGTTCAAGAGATGAACAACTTAGTGTCAGAAGCAAAAACTAAGTGTTTTTGGGATCCGGAGGTTATGAAGGCTTGTAAAGAGTGGGATCAGACGCTTCAGAATAATCCCATTTGTCTGCCACCTGATCCGGTTCAAGAGCATGAAACTGCAGCCTCTCCTGGTCATCAAGAACCTGAAAACCCAGCTTCTGAGGTTCATCATGAAGTTACTACAAACGAAGAAGGTAGAGAGGATGAAGAAGAACAAAAAGTAATAtccaatgttttggtacaattggCATCAGAAGGTAACACATGCGatataatataaaaattcactaaAAAGTTTGCATTTGCGAAACCTATGAAAAACACATGCGATACTATCAAAAACACTTCAGATTTGATTTCGCACACGATGTCATGTATACCCCTGCGATTTTGATTCTGctgtattaaataaaataatttgaatCTATAGGTACACTGCAACCAGATGATGGAGGAGTCACAGACACCCTTATTGCAAACATTCAAATAGTGGAACCGGGTGTATATGCTTACCAAACAACTGCCAATGGTAATAAAACCCTTTACTTTATGAGAAAACTTAAACATCATAAATTATTGTATATCTTAAATTACTCTGGCATGCAGAAACTGGTGAAAATGAAACTGTTGTCGAAGAGACAGTGAACTTGGCAGAATCTACACAAAAAGTCCAGGAAGAAGTGCCAGAAAAGACCCTCAACAACTCGATACGGacgttgaagttgaaaaggaaATGGAACCTGAATGCCCTCAGGTAACTGCTGAAGAATTGCATTCAGTTGAGTTGGTTTTGAGCATAGGACCAACATTGGAAGAAGATAAAGGAAAAAAACAAACTAAGGGGAGAAAAACCACAAAGCCAAAGCAAGTTCCAAAACAAGTTATACCAAAAGGGTTAAACGAACCGCTTTATAAGACAATAGAACAAGCAAAAATGAGAGGTGATAAAAGATGTGCAGAGCTTGGAGACAAATTTTGTTCCCCTTACTGCAATAGAGTGGTGAACATGCATGAAGCACTCTTGACCCAAGAATTGAGTGTGATCCGCTTCACATTTGCTACCTTTGCAGGCTTGCAGTAAGTAGAAAAACATATATCAACAAACAAAAATCTAATAAAAATATACAAAACAAaaactaattatttattttatgacTGGCAGAGAAGAGTTTTACCGATCAAAAACTGAGGTTGCAACATTCAAAGCTGTGTTTGAAAGCTTCTACAGGGAACAATACGTAGCATCGAACGGAATAGATGCATTTGTAGATATTCTAAACCTTGAAGAGAAGAAAAGGGATAGAAAATCATCACCACACAGATTCTTCTTGTATTCCACAATGATGGTATGTTTTCATATACATTTTGTCATTTGAAATTCTAAAAAGTAAATGCATATTAAATGATTTCGCAAACTAGTTATATCTAAATTGCATGTATTATGGTAGAATTTTTGCTTTTGAACATTTTCATACTGTTGTAATTTCGCATGTGTTGTATATACTATTCGCATGTGAAAAAAATCAAATGTTTGCCTTTCTCCTACTGTTGTAATTTCGCATTTGGTACATACACTATTCGCATGTGAAAAAAGAAACCATTGTTTGCATGGATTTGACTCTGGTTACATAACATACAGCCGAATATCTGTTACGACGAGGAGAAATACACAGACAACCAACGACTCAAAATATTTGCCTCGAATTTTGAAGACATGTTAAATAGATATGAGGTAAAAAAAACTTGAATCGGTTGACCTGGTGTTTATTCCGGTACTTCAAGGTGACCACTTCTATGTCTTGTGCTTCAACTTAAAAACCGGCAAAATTGAGCTGATTGACAATTCAGCTGCAAAACAAGAGTTTAAGGAAATATACAAGGGGCTTCCAGAAACACTGGTAATACAAAAACCTatacatatacatgttatatTTTATGTAAAAGCTACTAACAAAATGTTACAATGTTACAGagaagggtattggttttatacctACAAAATGCTTTAAAACCAACACCGGCTATAGAAGAACTTGCAACCTCAGTGATAGAAAGAAAAGAGATGGATTGGAGGACGAAGAATAATGGCGTAGACTGTGGAGTGTTTACGATGCGTCACATGGAAACGTACAAAGGAGACCAAAAACCATGGGTGACAGGATTTGTGAATGAAGATGAAGTAAACAACAGACAGAAAGCACAACTTCATCTCCTAAGGACAAGATATCTCAGCAAAATCATTCTATCAGAACACAACATGCATCgtcaaaaaataattaaaatggcCAATGCTTTCGACAAAAGGCCAGACAAAGAGAGGTATATGAAAGATCTGGATAAGATAATCCCAGAAAGGATGAGTACATATTTTGACAGGGAAAACTAAACTTCATTTGATGATGTATTTATGTTACATATTTCAACTGCTTTAGTTCTCTTATTAATTTCGCATATATTGGTGTTTCTTAATTggcaattgtgtttttatttcgcatgtgttttgtttGAAAATCGCATGTTTCACATTGAATTCTTAAAATTTGCGAAATACAAGTCCATTACATAACAAAACATGCAAATTTATTGGAAcatacaccaaaaaaaaaaaaaaaaaaacagttcattcaaaagatgaaagaaactctATTTTCATCTTCATTGAGCATCTTAATACAGTTATTGCACCGGCCAACTGTTTCAACTGTTTCTCATCCCTCTCACCCAAATCCACCATAAACATAACTGCAATTTCTTTAAGGCTACTCACTTGCATCTGGGATAACAAGTTCAGAATTTCTTGTCTTCTCTTCATGTTTTCTGTTACACGAGAAATGTTGGCCTCCAACATCTCTTGACAAGTTTGATCCTCTTGAATCTGTTGCTAAATCCTTTTCCTCAAAACCTGCTTGATACTTggttcagaagaagaagaagaggatgttgGTAGATCTGCCATTTTTTAATTGGATGTTTGCAATAGTGATGAAAACAtagaatatataataaaaaaaaattattgatatgaattattgaaatcaattattgaactgaattatttgatttcaataattgAAACACActgtgaaaaaataaaaataattactcATAAAGATTGCGAAATCAAAAGCTACAATTGATAAAAATCTTTAAGGTTTGCGAAATCTCGAATTAAACTTGCGAAATTATATATCAAACTTCATTGTGTGCGAAATTACTATATTTAACATGCGAAATTATGCAACAGATCCATTCCTTTTACTAGTTGGattattttaaaacatcacaTGCGATATATAAAAAGACACATGCGATATAGTAACACAACAATTAATTCCAATAAACACTTATCTTCTACCCTGATTACAaatctaataataaaaaaaaacttcaaataaaaaaaaacccaaaactcAAATAAATGACGGATCAAGTAGTTCttgcggttcttacaactcgaggtggttctcattctagcggccccctatatatatatatatagggagaaaatcatgcgagaaccacctcttattgcgagaaccgcgagaaccaatgtgaacacaaccaaaaatgcctaaaaatagctaaaaatcacacaaatttttttttatataaaaatcgctacttttcgaagcaaaaaaaaaaaaagaaagaaaaattaaaatttaaaaaaaaaaaaaatttttttggccactaaaagtagcgatttgagcataaaaaatattaaaaaaaaaaaatttagatcttttttttttatttttttagattttttttagatatttttaggttttttttgggggggtttagtttttagcattttagctggggggggggggaggggtggGGGGgaaggggtttaggtttttggggggtgggggagggacgtttaggtttttgtgtgtgtgtgggggggggagggttaggtttttttggggttttagtttttagcatttagcttggggggggggtgggggttaggtttttttagctatttaggttgtgtttacattggttctcgcggttctcgcaataaatggagttctcgcatgagcccctccctatatatatatctaactactataataaaagaaaccactttagggacacttgtcatcatattaggccatcttttataaataattattattttaatttaatttattctaattaattatagataattctcctacaaaatattatttaatttaatatcttatattatagataactctcctactaaatattattagtttaatatcttatgaataattattatttagtttaatctccttctcatttataatactATTTATTTGAAtcaattatatttgaacgttttgtttagtttggtataaGATAAATTTTACGAAACTCAAAATAAAATTAGCTAATATTATTCatcatttacggagttttaaataaagggttaaatttattgagacttcgttaacaaattttgcaacagaataatctatttttatcacgaaaatcAAACTTTgtattattatgttaaatatttttattttcactgtataaaattacatttactcgactcatgtaacacatgaggttttttaagaatataactttttattatttgatatataaaattagattacTCAATTCGTACCATACACGGGGTTTTTTTTAAGGatacatattttttattatttagtacagaaaattacatttattcaaacgtgtaatgcgcatatttttaaagatgtagttttttttattgtttggtatataaaattacattcattcaacccgtgtaataaataaggttttttaaagatgtattattttattatttgataaacaatattacatttatttaacccgtgtaatacacgtggttttaaagatataacttttttattttgtatataaaattacatttattcaacctgtacaatatggtcttatagatataattttttattatttaatatataaaattataatcATTTAACTcgtacaataaatgaggttttaaaGAGATACTGTTTTAttattagtatataaaatttatttattcaatctcgtgtaatacacggggttatatatatatatatatattatatacatgAAAATCCCAACGAGTTTACCCGATATCCGCAGATATGTCTGATACCTGACGAGTAAATATACGCCAAATGCCAGACCAGTAATGGACCGGGTATGAGTAAGATTTTACAATCAGGAATGAGTATATGTATAAAATTAGCCATATCTAACCCATACCTGACCCATTACCATTCTTAATGCCCGTTATGGGAGTGTACTGCCTTCCTTATTCCTTCTTGACGGCCCTCTTTAACTAGCAGACATGATGTTTAAAAGAAAGTTTTGTGTGGGATGGCATGTGACTTACATTCGTCTACACGTTTTAATTAAAAAAGTTATTGGGTAATGTGCTTTCGTGTGTGACCAAGGAAGATGATTTAAAATAAACATCGATTCTTCTAGAAAGTCAACTTACATTCATCTACACGTTTGAATATTATGCACAacggttcaaaaaaaaaaaaaaaagaatattatgCACAAACAAATAGCCTACAAGGCATTAAAGAATGTAGGAGAGAAGGCATACGTACATGCATACGATATATAGACCTTAACCAATCTTATCAAACCCATGTGTTAACGATAAAAAGAACAATCAGTATCAGTATCTCATATTCATTATCATGTGGAGTGTATATTGTAGATCTAGCGGAATATTATATGTTTGGGACTACATTTTTAAAGAACTTTGAACGCTTGATGAATAATTGAACTATGTGTAAACCTTGCAACCTATGTACAAAGTATTATGACAAAGAATCAAAGTTGCAAAGGTGTTATTATTTGCAtagtttattattttaatttcTAAGTATCTAATATAGATGGTAAATTGTCATAAATATGTATAAATGCTTTCGTGCTCACCCTATAAGAACATCCGTAGTGGGGAAAAATTTGTGCGTTTTATGCAAGGCCGACTTTAGTTTGAGTATAATAAAGCAACTGCTTAGGGCCACCAACTCTAAAGGGCCTCATTTTttcatatatattaatttttactGGTTTAATTCGAGGGCTTCTCAGTAAATTATTAGGTATCATATTAAGCAAGAGGTGTCATTGTATCCAAATTGTAAGGAGTTATTGTAGATTAGTTGAGTTGAACAATGAGTTAAAATGGCTAAGTCGTCtctcaaaacacataaaatttgcAAGGTTGAGGATAATATTCTGAAGACCTCATTTTTCGAGTTTGCTTTAGGCCTTCACAAAGGTTGACCCGGTCCTGGTTTTATGGCAAAACCACGCCCCCAAACCACCCCCATGGGcgtttttctcaaaaaaaaaaattgttttcgcGTTGTTTTTTCCACGCCATGTTCATTTTGTGTTGGCCAATGACTATGTATCCCCTTTTGTTTGGCcaataacaattttttttatggtttttctATTTAAATTCTATTACAtcccttttaacataatgtccACATCCCCCTACACCTATTTTAGAAAAACCTCTCATAATGCCCCATTACTGACTGAAGTGTTACATGACGTAAAACACCTAAGGATGGGGTGtcttccactacacatggtctaactaAGAAGATATGTGAATGCTCTATGTTGCCCATCTTAGAcaaattgtaattttttttaacagtTTCCATGCGCACCATATAACTATAATGTGAGTGTTTGGCTTTGTCCTAAAGTATACGTTGACGTCATCGATGTCATGCACTTCAATCAAGCGAAAGATGAGATTTGAGTAATAGAGCGTGAATGCAAAACATCTCTTGTCAACTTATATATGCAGCTTGTCCTTTTTTTAATGGTGGCGAAAACAAATTATATTAGAACAAACCCCAACCAGCATAGAGCATCTCCTTTATTTGACTTAACAAATTTGTTGCTAAACTGGGTAAAGTTAAAAGAATATACGGTGTGCAGGGGTTTGAAAACGAGGCGTTATGTGACATGTGGATGACACGTAACTACGCGTCAGAAAAGTGGTTTGGTGCAAAAACGGGAGGTGTGGGACATGACGTGAATGAGTGGCGTTATTTGACACGTGGCACACaatttttgttattatatttaTAAACTAAAAATCtatttaattttaaaagaaatcattaatactaatataataaataacattaataaaaataagattacataatttaaaaaactataaagttaaaaaaataactGAAACTAATAAAAAAACGAAACTAAGTACGAGATTTATCCGTTATTTCTTGCTTCGCTTTCTCGTACATCGCTCGTTCTTCCGGTCCAAGGTGATCAACCTTGATAGCGAGGAATTTCCTATCCAACTTCCTTTCTTTTTGTTCGTAAATCTCGAGagcttttatttttttatataggggagtatttatttttttaagtgaaAATCTTCTTTTTTTAAATTTGTGCCGTTGGGGTTCAACGGCTATTAGCTACGCCAATAGACAAACATCACGTCGCCCCAACCACTGCCTCAACGCCGGTGGAAAACAGTCTGCCCCGCACACAACACCGCCTACAACGCCGCTCCCTGGGTGATGTGTGCGACGTGGAAAAGCATAAACACCACCAAACCACGCCCACACTTCTAATCGGTTAAGTAAGAGTAAAAGATAATTTGGCAAGAAACAATATCTGTCATTTTAACCAAACCAAAAGAACGATTCATATAGTGTACAAAATCTGCATAAAAATCAAACATCATCCCATCTCAATAATTAATGAACATTCCATATATAACTTGTTTTTGCTTTGTATAAACCCggtaattaaaaaaataaagaatataTTTTATGTAAGCCTAAAAAAATTTAAATCTTGTGGGAAAGAAACATGAACAAGGTTGTCCTCTACAGTCTCCAAGATGAAAATTTTTAATCTTGTGTCTAACTTCTAGATAATTCATGAGTAGACGACATGCTCTTATAAATCTCCGAAAGCAATCTACTTTGAAACTCATCATTCGAACTTGCAATTTTCGACGATCGCCTAGCCTTTGAAGTATCTTTGTCATGTTTCCTTGATTTTGTGAAGTTCAACGCATTCTTGATCTTCCCAAACCAGGTATGGTTGTCCTCGCCAAGACGAATAGTCTTTACGCTCCTTCCCCCATCAAACCCGCCGTATGCCGCTCTCCTCCACACTTTGCTTCTATCAACTGCAGTTGAAACACTTCTTGAAAGATTTCTAGATAGGTTTCTTGAAAAGTTTTCCATTTTTTTGTATCTTCAAACTTTTATTTTCTTATGTTTCTTGAGTTTGATGGTTGTGCTGAGAGAAATGGTTTTGATGCATATTTATACATATGTAGAGATGAGGCGAATTTGGAGTTTACTAGAGTATTATTAAGCATGTGTGATTTGCTGACCATATTATGTAGTCAATAAAGTCGATTTGtttaataaaatgaaaataaaaagcACCTTCGTGTAGCCAACCGTATGCGACGAGTCTTCCTCACATTCCTTGAAGATTGAAAAATGCGACTTTACAATCCTTTAtaacaatattattattattattattattattcttattcttattcttattattattattattattattattattattattattattattattattattattattattattattattattattactagggagaaagcccgtgcgatgcacggcatGCATAATAGATATTGTTTGTTTGTGGTAAGACGTCTGACACGGCCGATGCAACTAAACATTTTTAGAAACAAACTTTCCTCTCGGGAAGACAACGGGGTTTTCGCACCCATCACACCACATATCGTTGTCTTCACGCCCCACACCTTTCATGCAATTCCCACCGCCACATGTCAGCCTGAACCACTCTTGGCTATTGCGTATGCGTTTGACTTCAACACGACAGGTAAATTCAGCACACTGCATATATTACCAGCATAACTATAAACTTTAACCATTTGATTCAAAAATGATAACCAATATTGTGCTTATCCAAAATGACATATCCTAAGTGTATATTACATTCTAATGCAAACTTGATTTGACCTTAACCAAAATGACCAACGTTTACATATTCTTGGTTCGCCACGAATTACGTACACACTTTATCTACCCAATATTTAAATTACATTTTGTGTTttcaataaatatttataaacgtGAATTCGGTATTAAAAAAAACAGTACTTTTTTCGATATTAAAAATGTGAATTCggtattaaaaaatatttataaatatttataactgttaaaaaatatttataaatatctATAAATGTGAATTCCGTATTAAAAAATAGATTTCagtattaaaaaaaacattattttttttcAACCGCAATATAGTCCTCCTATGTGATGTGGATACAACCAACAACCGTGTGGGGTCAGCTTGGTCGTCACAAACTATACGAATTTGGATTTGGTTATTGCCTGTCAAACTCGTAAACTGACTGTTAGGTTTTAACATACGAATGTAAGTCCAAATAGATGTTTGATTTAATGTATCAAAAAATAAGCTTGTGCCTTCATATAAATCAACTCATATATGCATATGAAAATTGTATGATCATATGTAATAACAATCAACCTGTCAGGAAGTCATTTCTTGATTTATAATAATACCATAAAAGGATGAATGTATATATaggtggagttattgtaaaaaaggcctaaagtgtgagaaaggtaagaaagaatctcaaccattagatctaaattaattgaaaagggtaagattgtaaattcaaatatggtaatccttgatttaaggatttggagagagaaaaaccTGGATTTTAGGACTTATAACCGTcgataaatataacaccattcataacatgttcatacatggtgttttaaatataacacaattcagaaaaaaaaacaccattcagcaaacaaaataacaccattcagtacaaaataacaccattcaacaaataaaataacaccattcagtaaataaaataacaccattcagcagtaaaaaaacaccattcagtacaaagaatataacaccattcagtacaaaaataacaccattcagtacaaaaattaacaacattcagtaaacaaaataacaccattcagcagtaaaaaaaacaccattcagtacaaaaaacaccattcagaaaataaaaatataacacctctgtatcatcttcttcacttccggcaccaccaccactgccacttccggcaccaccactgccgatccaacaccaccaccaccgccgccgctcgAACCACCACAATAAACATGCGATCTTCATCAATCGGATCAATCTTCATCAATGATTTCTGCGATCTTCATCAATCGATCTTCATCAATCGGATCAATCTTCATCAAATGATTTCTGCGATCTTCATCAATCGATCTTCATCAATCGGATCAATCGGATCATCTTCATCAATCTTCATGTTATCAACGATTTCTTCATCAATCGATCTTCATCAATCGGATCAATCTTCATCAATGATTTCTGCGATCTTCATCAATCGATCTTCATCAATCGGATCAATCGGATCATCTTCATCAATCTTGATGTTATCAACGATTTCTGCGATTAGAGAGAGAGAGCGTGCGATTGGAGAGAGAGAGCGTGcaattggagagagagagagattgtagGGATTTTAATTACAGT encodes the following:
- the LOC110891872 gene encoding uncharacterized protein LOC110891872, with protein sequence MHEALLTQELSVIRFTFATFAGLQEEFYRSKTEVATFKAVFESFYREQYVASNGIDAFVDILNLEEKKRDRKSSPHRFFLYSTMMPNICYDEEKYTDNQRLKIFASNFEDMLNRYEVKKT